TTCCCGCCGGCGCCACCAACGCCGAAAGCGTGGCCTACCACTGCGATTGGGTGCGCGGCGAATTGGCCGGCAAAAGCAGCGGCCTGCCGGGCTTTTTCGTCAACGCCAAACGGCCGCCCATCGTCGCTCCGAACCGCGACGGCCTGGATCTGGTGGTGGCCGTGGAGGCCGGGCCGGACGAAATCGAAGACCATACTGCGGCCCTGGAGTACGACGGCAAATCCTACATCGTCTGGCGCGAAGCCGAGAACTTCGCCAATCCGGGTTCGGACGGCCGGGTTTATCTGGTCGACCGCCTGACCGGGAAAATCATGTTTACGCCGGCGCTGCGGCTGCCCGATCCGGCCGGCGGCATGACGCCGCTGCAAACCCTGGCGCAAATCCCGCCGGCCGGCCGGGAAATCCGGCTTTGGTACCGGCGCGGCGGCGGCGCCGAGGGCAATCTGGCGGCGAACACGTTGAACACGCTGAAAGATCCCATCGTCGGCGTTGCGGTGACCAACCCGGAACCCGCCGCCGGCGGTAAAGCCGCGGAAACGCTGGAAAACGCGTTGATCCGCGGCCCGCAACAAATCCACTCGCTGGAGCGGGTGGTCACGGCGCGCGATTACGCCTTGCTGGCGGTGCATTGCTCCGGCGCGGCCAACCGGGCCAAAGCCTTTACCCGCGCCGACATCTGGAGCCACGCCCGGCCCGGCACCGTCGAAGTCTTGATCGTGCCCAACCTGCCGGCGCCGGACGACTACAGCGCACCGCTGACCGCCGAACAACTCTATGCGCTGGAAAGCGAGGAAGCCAGGCTGCGGATTCAAAACGCACTGGCCGAACGCCGGCCGCTAGGTACCGAATGCCAGGTCAGTTGGGCGCGCTACAAAAACGTCACAGTGACAGCGCAAATCGTCACCCACCGCGAGGAAGATCCGCAAAACTTAAAAGACCGCCTGCTGCGCAAACTGTACCGCGGCATCAATCCGATAGAAGCCAACTCGGCGCAACCCTGGCCGTTCGGCCAACCGTTACGCGTGTTCGACGTTTATAAAATCCTCGGCGACGACCCCGGCGTCAAATCGGTCAACGATGTGCGGCTGTCGGTCGAACATGCCCCTAATGCCGATGTCGGCGCGCTGTGCGCCGACGCCTTCCAGAGTAGGACCTGGTATTCGGCCACGCCGGCCGGATTGTTCCGCTCGTCGAACGACGGCGAGGGCTGGGAATTGATCGAAGCGTTTGCCGGCGAAAAAATCGACGCGATCAAGGCCTGGCCGAAAGAAGCCGGCGCCGACCCGAGCCATGCCGGCTTGCTGGCGATCAGTTCGCGCCTGCACGGCAGCGCCAGCCGGGTCAGGGTCTCGCTCGACTGCGGCGAAAGCTGGCTGGATTACGTGCAGACCAATTTTTTGGTGGAAGACATGGCCTGGGTCGAGCGCGACGCCAAGCTGGCGCTGTTGCTGGCCACCGAGAAGGGTTTGTTCGAACTCGGCGTGCCTTGGGACCCGGCGGCGGGTCCGAAACCGGTTCAGTTCGATGCCGAGGACAACGAAATTCCGTTGTACGCCGTCACCGTCTCCGCCGACCCGTCGGGCTTGGTCAACGTGGCGCTGGCGGCCGGCAATAACCGCGGCATTTACCTGTCGAACAACGGCGGCCGCGCCGGCAGCTTCAGCGCCATCGGCTTGAAAGGCGAGCTGGTCCGGCTGCTGGCGGTGCAAAACCAGGGCGGACATAGCTATTTGTGGGCCGGGATCGGCGCACCGGGGACAGACCCCGGCAAAGGCTGCTTCCGTTGGCGGCTGACCGGTACCAGCGATAACAACGAAGGCTGGAAAGGCTTTCAGGCCGGCTGGCAAGCCGGCAGTTGCAACGGCCTCGCCTTCGTCGGCGAAGAAGTATTCGCCGCCAGCCAGCGCCTGGGGGTATTGAGCCTGAACACCAATTCCGCCGCGCCCGCCTGGAAAGCGCCGGACGCCAAATGCGGCCTGCCGGTGCGCGATGTGGGCCGGTTCCAGGCTGTCGACGCAATTGCCGCCGCGCCGGCCGGCAAAGCGCCGTTAATGTGCGGCGGCGTGGAAGGGCTTTATCTGCGCGGTGCGGCCGGCGACTTCCGCAATTGTTCCGCCGACAGCTTTCCCGACATCGTCACCGTGCCGTGCAATTGGCTGCTGTGTTCCGGCGCCCACGCACTCGAAGTGGTCAGCGAAGATGAAACGTCAAGCGATTGAACGCCTGCTGCCGGGCATATTCCAGCGCGGCCTGGCGCCGCAGACGCCGCTGTTCGCCATTCTGGAGATCATGGAAGCGCTGCATGCGCCGGCCGAAGCGATGCTGGAAAACGTCGAAACCTGCTTCAACCCGTATCTGGCCGACGAACGTTTCGTGCCGATGCTGGCCGCTTGGGTCGATCTGGACCGGCTGGCGCCGTTGTCCGCCGCCGGCCGCCCGAACGGCGCAGCGCCGATTTCCACCGGCTTCGAGCGCTTGCGCGAACTGATCGCGTCGGCCACCTTGCTGTCGAAATGGCGCGGCACCGCCTACGGCCTGAAATTGTTTTTACAAACCGCGACCGGCGACGCCGGCTTCGAATTGCGGGAAAACGCAACCGCTGACGGCAGCGTGCGGCCGTTTCATTTGTGCGTGTTGGCGCCGGAGCGGTTGCGCCGGCACCGCGGATTGATCGAAAGAATAGTGGACCAAGAAAAGCCGGCGTATGCGACCAGCGAAGTCTGTTTTGTCGCCGACGGCGACGCCTGATGCCGCAATCGGGGAAACGCGCTTGAATCTGCCCGCCACGCCGATGTTGGCAACGGCCGGGCCTTATTCGCTTTACATCAACATCAGTGGAGATAACTACAATGACCGCAATCGTCAGTATCAAACAAGCGTCAGACAAGGTGGGTTGCGACAGCAACGGCAACGGCAGTTGCAAGTTTTTCGTCACCAATGCCTACAACGACCGGCAATTGCTGCTCAAAGCCCGGATCGTCGCCGGCAGCGGCGCGGACGAAAAGTGGTTCAGCTCGATTCAGGCCGGGGCCAACGCCAAACCTACCGCCGGCGCAATTTCCACCGACTGGAAACTGGCGCCGAGCGCGACCGAGGAAGTCTCGGTCAATTTTCAAGTCCCGAAATCGGTGGCCGACGGCAAATACAGCTTCCATTTGCAGGTGTTTTCGGTGGACAGGCCGGACGACGACTTCAAGGACGGCGAGCCGGTTTATTTGCAAATCCAGAACGCGGTGGCGCCGCCGCCCCTGCCCAAACCGTTCCCTTGGTGGATCGTGGCGTTGGTGCTGGTGGTGCTGTTGACGGTCGGCATCGGGGCTTGGCTGATGATACCGACCGACGACAACGGCCCGGTGGTCGAAAAAGCCAAAGTTCCGGATTTGAAAGGCATGATTTGGGACGAAGCTCAGCAACGCCTGAAGCAGGCCGGCCTCAGTAAATTCGAAACCAGCTTTAAATTCGATCCAAGCAAGCGCGATCCCATCGTGCTGGATCAATCTCCCGCGGCGGGTTCGGCGGCCGAAGCGGAAACGACGGTATCCGTGGTGTTGAGTTTTCCAGGTATCGCGGTGCCGGACCTGAGAGGCAAATCGCTGCTTGCTGCAGCGCAAACCCTGTCCAACAACAACCTGGCGCTCGGCGAAGCCAAATCGCAACCGACCGATGCCAAACCGGAGCAAACCGTGATCGATCAAAACCCTGCACCCGGCCAGGCGGTCGACAAAGGTACGCCGATCACATTGACGGTGGCAACCAAACCGACCAACCCCATCATCCCCTGGAACCCCAAACTGTTCGAGTTGATGACCAAACAAAAGCAAATCTTCAAAGTCATGCCGCGCGGCATCGAACCGGCGGAACAGTAAAACGGATTGAATTTCGGAGTCTCGATCGATGGAGCAGAACAAAGGCGTGATTATTGGCTTGGTTTTGTTGCTGTGCCTGTTTGCGCTGGCGTTGGCTTTGGGGTTTCGCCCGCGAGCCAACGACAAACCGGCCGACGCCCGCAGCCGAAACCAGGAGGCCTCGCGCCTAAGCAAGGACAGTTGGCTAAGCGGGATGGACGACCTGCTGGCGCCGTTGGCGCCGGCGGTCAAGCCGGCCGAAATTCAGGCGTTGGATAACCATTGCCGGCGCGACGGCGGTACGTTGTCGCTCAGCGCCGGCTCGTCCTGTCTGATCAAAATTTCCCCGGCCAAAGCCGAACGCAGAACCTTGCATCTGCGCGGCGCCAACAATTACCAATTGTTGATTCCGGTCGACGCCGGGGAGGCTTGTCCGCAAAATTCGGCGCCGGTCCGAGTCCGGGTCAAATTCGAATTGAACGAAGCCGATTCGAAGTGGGAAGAACCGCTATGTTGGAAACCGGCCCGTGATCCGCAGCATTTCAAGGCGCCGGTGTTGGCGAAAGGCGCCAATTTGACGCTGACCTGCGAAACCTGTAGCGATGGGCAAACCGCGCGCTTGGCCTTGGAATAAGCTCAGGCCAGCGCCCGGTCCACCCGCAAGGCCTTGACGATGGCCGGCAGCGAACCGATCAGCAACACCAGGCTCCAGATCGCACCCAGCACGCCGATCACCAGCGCGGCGATGCAATCGGTGATGCTGACCAGAAAACTCGGCACCAGGCCATGCAGGAACGTGACCAGGAAATTCGCCAGCAACGCGGTCAGTATCAGCAGCACCAAGCCCTTGTTCTGTAGGAATTGCTGTTGGGCAGCGACCAGAAATCCGCAAAAACCCAGCTTCAACAGCATGATCAGCGCCAGGGTGGAGGCCGCTGCGGCCTTGGCAAAATCGGCGAATCCGGCGAAATACAGCGCGGTGCCGAACGGCACCGCCAACAGCAGCGATACCATGATCCCTAACAAAGCGATAGCGGACATAATCATCCCAATCGATGCGATCAAACTGAGCAGACCGACGATGAAGGTTGCGATCCCTTGAATCCGGCCGTGGATGCGTTCCGGCACCAACAGCGACACGCCGATCAAACCCACGGTGTACAGCAACAGGCCGTCGACCAAGGCCAAGTAGCGAATGCCCAGCCCCGGCCGCGCCAGATCGCCCAAGGGTTTCTGCCCGTCGGCCTTAGCAAAATCCAGAAACGACGCACCGATGTCGATAAAAAACGCCAACGCCAGCAGCACCAGCGCGACGGCAAAAAACGGCTTTCTCATGGTATCCAGCATAGCGTCACCTCGTTAGCGTCTGCGCCCATTCGCGTACAGGCAATATACACCCAAACCGGCGAGTTTAAGGCGGCTTTGCCGAACGCGTTTTCCAGAACCTTACCGCTCCAGGCATGGTGAATATGCACCGGCCCAGGCAATCCCGCCGGCGAAATCAACCAAGTGCCGCCGGGATATTAAGCGGAAGCCGCGGGTTGCAGCTCATTCGAATCGGGCATTGATTTTGCCTCTCGCTTGCTAGCAGGGCATTTACTGCGCATATTTATCGCTAAAAACCGGCGGCTTCTGACGCTGCCGGCCTTTCCACCACTCGATACAATCCATATCGCACCATGGCCATAATTACCGAAACCGAGCTAAAAGCTAAGTTACATTCATCCGGCTGGACATTTCACGACATCTGCGCGATCAAGTGCGTAAATGCGCCATTCGAAGTCTTGGATTCGCTGATGCCGAAACTTTACGCCGCCACCGGATTCGATAAGTACGAACTGTTCCTGGAGGATATCGACGACAGCAGTACGTCCGATCCGGGAGAAATTATCTTCGATTACACCTGCTGGGACGTCTATGTAAGAAGGAACGCGGACTCGGAAACGGCCATTAGCCAAGCCTTGGCGGTGTTATGCGATATCGATGGCTTTCTCGCGCGCCACTGTTAGCCGAAGCGACTAGGGCAATGCATTCAATGCCGAAGTTTGGATACTGCCCAGCAACTCCGTGATTTGCTCGTCCAGCATAAAGCGCAGTTCCCATTCCAGCACCCAATCGGCCGGCAAGCTGTCGATCCGATGATGTTCGACATAGCTTTGCTTGAGCTGGGCTTGGCGTTGCGCCGCCTGTTTGGCGCTATCGTGCCGCTCGCCTTGCAATATCTGCGCAGTCTGCTCCAGCGCCTGCGCCAGCGCCGCATCGAAACCGAGGCTGTGCTGCTGCAGTTGCTCCGGAAACCGGCCGAATTGCTGGCCGCTTAACAAGCGGTAGCGTTTTCTGATCTGCAATAAAGACGACAAGCGCTCCGCATCGCGAATAATCGCCCGCAATGCCGCGCGCTCGCGCAGCTTGTCCGGCAGGCGGGCGTCCGGTTCCAACACGGCGTGGGCCAGCAGGTCCTGCGCTGCGGCCAAATCCTTTTCCGCCGCCAAGCGTAGCGGCAGCGTATAACTGATCAGATGGCCGGGATCGGGCAGGCGCACCGTGAATTTGGCCAAGGTGCGCAATGCGCCGATGCAATGCCGCCGCGCCAATACCGACGAGCGTCGCGGCCACAGCGCATAATCGAGCACGCCCATCACCAGCAAGCCCAGCAATATGCCGATGACCCTATCGCGCGGCAAATACAAATCGGTGACGGCGCCGAAATCGTGCAACACGAACAAGGCAAAGGAAAAACCGAGCTGGCGGCCCAGATAAGCGATGCGGTCGCTGCCGGCGGTGATCCAGGCCGCCAGCGCCCAGAACGGCGTCGTCGCCAAGGTAAAACCGATCACGGTGTCGAACTGCGCTTGCAACACCAACACGTAAACATAGGCGCACAGCCCGCCGATCGCGGCGCCGGAGATGCGCAACAACGACAGCCGATAATCGGCGCCGAGACTGGTCTGCGCCGCGACCAGGCAAGTTGGGATCGCGGTGTTGATATCCGGCCAGTCCAAAGCTTGCACGATCAGCATGCACAGAATCGCGCCCAGCGAGAATTTGATGCCGTATTGCAGACTGTCGGCGTGCTCGGCCCAAAATGAGTAATCGAGCCAGGCCGGCCGCCATTGCGCTATTGCCTCGTCGCCGATTTCGGCGGTTTTGCGGCCGGTATCGGCTTGGTCGCGTTGCAATTGGCCGGCCAATACCGCTATCCGTTGCAAGGCGCGCCAGAAAGCGGTCATCAGCGACGGCTGGCCGGCTTGGGAATAGCCGGCCAATATGGCTTCGTCGAGCGCGACTGCGTCGGGATTGGCGCCGGAACCGGTCGCCGCCGCCAAGCTATGTCGCAGCCCAACGCAAGCGTTTTGCAACGCCAGATACACCGCCAATTTTTCCGGGCTGAGCGGTTGGGCGCGATAATCGGCCGTGAGGCTTTGATCCAGCCAGACCGCCAACTGGCGTAGGCCGTCGATCTCCAACAGCAAGGCCAGGTAGGTGTCGTGCTGTCGGCGCATGGCCGGATGCAGCAGTTCGGCATGGCCGAGCAGCGCTCTCAGCTTGGCGAACTGGCCGCCGGCCGCCGGCTTGTGCGGCGGTTTTTGCTGCCCGGCGACGCCGGCATCGGCCAGACGGCCGCCGAATATCGCGGCCACCGCCGCCAGCTCCTCGGCAAGACCCGCAACTAATAATCGGCGCGGGTCCTGCGGTTTGATGCTCAGATGCACCAGCGTCCAAGTGCCCAACCCGAGCATGCCGATGATCGGGATATTCCATAAGGCACTGTGGATGGCGGCGGCGGGCGCGGTCGGGCTGTATAACACCGGAATCGAATACCACAACGCAATCCCGGTCGGCCAAGCGATCAGCCGGGCATGGAACAAGGCCAGCGCCATGACCACGAACGACAGACTCAGCAGCAGCCAGGGATCGTTGCCGGCCAACACCAAAGTCAATACCGCGATCAGCACGGTAACGAACAGGTAATACAACTGGCGCAAACCGAACGCCAACGATTGGCCGGCGTTGGCATAGGCGTCGTAGCTAAGGCAGACCAGAATCGCCAATGCCCCCAACGGCGGAATGTGCAGGGTCTGGCTGGCCAGTGCGATGATCAGGGTTACGGCAAACAAGCGGGCCGCCGCGACCCGGCGGCCGGGAAAGTCTTTCAGTTCGGCGCTCAGAAATTGCGCCAGACCGGTACCGAACCAAAACCGGCTATGGCCGGAATGGCCGTCGTGTGGCCTCATTGCGGCGTTTGCGCGGTTTGGCTATCGCTAGCCGCCGGGCGGTCCAGCACGGTGACGAAGGCGGTCATGCCCATCCGCAACGGCCGCGCCGGGTCGCGCTCGAGAATTTCTATCCGCACCGGAAACCGCGAGGCCAGCATCACCCAATTCAAGGTCCGCTCTACCTCTGGTAACACGCCCTGCTGTTTGACGTTGTCCGGCGAGTTGGCCCAGCCGATGCCGGTGACCACGCCGCGAAAGCGCTTGCCGGGATAACCGACCAGGAAGACTTCGGCCTCCTGGCCAGGCTGGATAGCCTGCAAATAGGTTTCCTTGAAATCGGCGATGGCATACCAATGGCGGTCGTCGACCAAGGCGAACAACTGACTGCCGACCTTGGCATATTCGCCTTCTCGGGTGTTTAAATTGGTGACGTAGGCGGCGAACGGCGCCCGCACGAAACAATATTCCAAATCCAGTTGGGCGGCAGTGACTTGGGCCTTGGCCGCTTCGACCCGGGCGTTGATATCGCCGACCTGGGCAATCAACGATTGGGCGCGGCTGCTTTCGCTTTCGGCTTCCGCAATCGCGCTGGCCATCGCCTGCTCTTTGGCCACGGCGTCGGCCAATTCGGCGCGCGACGCATCCAGCCGGGAACGGGCCTGACGCAGCTGGTCGCCGGTCACGTATTGTTTGTCGGCCAGCGGTTCCAGTTCCTGCAAACGGTGGTGCAGATACTCGTCCTCGGCGGTGATGCGTTTGATCTCGGCCGCCGCCGCCGCGCGTTGGTGGCGCAGGCGTTCGACCGCGCTTTGCGCCGAGCTGCCGGACGCCCGTCGCGATTCGACCTCTTTTTCCGCCAACAATAATTCGGCTTTGGCCCGGTCCAATTTGGCCTGGTAAGGCCGCGGATCGATGACGTAGAGCAACTCGCCCTTGCGCACGAACTGGTTGTCTTCGACGTGCAATTCGGTGATGCGGCCGCTGACTTCGGCGGTGATGCCGACGATGTTGGCACGCACCATCGCATCGTTGGTGCGCGGATGCCGGTAATTGATGCGCCAGACCATGCTGCCGGTGACAATCGCGCCCAGTACGATCAAAATGCCGAGGATGCGGCCGATCAGAACCCGGCGTTGCGGAAGATCGGGATTTTGCGGAGTTTCCATCGAAATCCTAACGAGAGTAAAACAACAACCAAATGCTGAAGGTGCACAAGGCCCACAAACTCGGCGCAACCAACAACGGCGGCCCCAGATGCGGCGCCAGCCGCAGGCGGACCAATTGCCACATCAGCAGCATGCTGGCGGCCAATCCGGCCATGATGCAGACGATCCAGGCCGGCCAGAACGAGCCTTGCAGGCTCAACATCGGATCGCAGCCAGTCGCGAATAACGTCGCGGCAAAGAGCGCGGCCGTTTTGGGCAGGTTTGGAATCGGCTTCATGGCGGCCTCCGGAAATAGCGGAAATCGATGCGGCCCGCAGCCGCTGCCTATCCGGCAGACGTTACAGGCGGGTGTGCAACCGGCG
Above is a window of Methylomonas koyamae DNA encoding:
- a CDS encoding putative baseplate assembly protein, with product MTYLTPPNLDDRRFADLLQEARDRIRQQCPDWTDLSPSDPGMVLLETFAHLTEIMIYRLNRLPEKAYIEFLNLIGVRLQPPAAAVTRLVFSLPKPLGHAVEIPKGVRVTLGRAGSGREPPIFTTSEAVTIPAGATNAESVAYHCDWVRGELAGKSSGLPGFFVNAKRPPIVAPNRDGLDLVVAVEAGPDEIEDHTAALEYDGKSYIVWREAENFANPGSDGRVYLVDRLTGKIMFTPALRLPDPAGGMTPLQTLAQIPPAGREIRLWYRRGGGAEGNLAANTLNTLKDPIVGVAVTNPEPAAGGKAAETLENALIRGPQQIHSLERVVTARDYALLAVHCSGAANRAKAFTRADIWSHARPGTVEVLIVPNLPAPDDYSAPLTAEQLYALESEEARLRIQNALAERRPLGTECQVSWARYKNVTVTAQIVTHREEDPQNLKDRLLRKLYRGINPIEANSAQPWPFGQPLRVFDVYKILGDDPGVKSVNDVRLSVEHAPNADVGALCADAFQSRTWYSATPAGLFRSSNDGEGWELIEAFAGEKIDAIKAWPKEAGADPSHAGLLAISSRLHGSASRVRVSLDCGESWLDYVQTNFLVEDMAWVERDAKLALLLATEKGLFELGVPWDPAAGPKPVQFDAEDNEIPLYAVTVSADPSGLVNVALAAGNNRGIYLSNNGGRAGSFSAIGLKGELVRLLAVQNQGGHSYLWAGIGAPGTDPGKGCFRWRLTGTSDNNEGWKGFQAGWQAGSCNGLAFVGEEVFAASQRLGVLSLNTNSAAPAWKAPDAKCGLPVRDVGRFQAVDAIAAAPAGKAPLMCGGVEGLYLRGAAGDFRNCSADSFPDIVTVPCNWLLCSGAHALEVVSEDETSSD
- a CDS encoding phage tail protein — protein: MKRQAIERLLPGIFQRGLAPQTPLFAILEIMEALHAPAEAMLENVETCFNPYLADERFVPMLAAWVDLDRLAPLSAAGRPNGAAPISTGFERLRELIASATLLSKWRGTAYGLKLFLQTATGDAGFELRENATADGSVRPFHLCVLAPERLRRHRGLIERIVDQEKPAYATSEVCFVADGDA
- a CDS encoding PASTA domain-containing protein: MTAIVSIKQASDKVGCDSNGNGSCKFFVTNAYNDRQLLLKARIVAGSGADEKWFSSIQAGANAKPTAGAISTDWKLAPSATEEVSVNFQVPKSVADGKYSFHLQVFSVDRPDDDFKDGEPVYLQIQNAVAPPPLPKPFPWWIVALVLVVLLTVGIGAWLMIPTDDNGPVVEKAKVPDLKGMIWDEAQQRLKQAGLSKFETSFKFDPSKRDPIVLDQSPAAGSAAEAETTVSVVLSFPGIAVPDLRGKSLLAAAQTLSNNNLALGEAKSQPTDAKPEQTVIDQNPAPGQAVDKGTPITLTVATKPTNPIIPWNPKLFELMTKQKQIFKVMPRGIEPAEQ
- a CDS encoding FUSC family protein, with protein sequence MRPHDGHSGHSRFWFGTGLAQFLSAELKDFPGRRVAAARLFAVTLIIALASQTLHIPPLGALAILVCLSYDAYANAGQSLAFGLRQLYYLFVTVLIAVLTLVLAGNDPWLLLSLSFVVMALALFHARLIAWPTGIALWYSIPVLYSPTAPAAAIHSALWNIPIIGMLGLGTWTLVHLSIKPQDPRRLLVAGLAEELAAVAAIFGGRLADAGVAGQQKPPHKPAAGGQFAKLRALLGHAELLHPAMRRQHDTYLALLLEIDGLRQLAVWLDQSLTADYRAQPLSPEKLAVYLALQNACVGLRHSLAAATGSGANPDAVALDEAILAGYSQAGQPSLMTAFWRALQRIAVLAGQLQRDQADTGRKTAEIGDEAIAQWRPAWLDYSFWAEHADSLQYGIKFSLGAILCMLIVQALDWPDINTAIPTCLVAAQTSLGADYRLSLLRISGAAIGGLCAYVYVLVLQAQFDTVIGFTLATTPFWALAAWITAGSDRIAYLGRQLGFSFALFVLHDFGAVTDLYLPRDRVIGILLGLLVMGVLDYALWPRRSSVLARRHCIGALRTLAKFTVRLPDPGHLISYTLPLRLAAEKDLAAAQDLLAHAVLEPDARLPDKLRERAALRAIIRDAERLSSLLQIRKRYRLLSGQQFGRFPEQLQQHSLGFDAALAQALEQTAQILQGERHDSAKQAAQRQAQLKQSYVEHHRIDSLPADWVLEWELRFMLDEQITELLGSIQTSALNALP
- a CDS encoding efflux RND transporter periplasmic adaptor subunit, with translation METPQNPDLPQRRVLIGRILGILIVLGAIVTGSMVWRINYRHPRTNDAMVRANIVGITAEVSGRITELHVEDNQFVRKGELLYVIDPRPYQAKLDRAKAELLLAEKEVESRRASGSSAQSAVERLRHQRAAAAAEIKRITAEDEYLHHRLQELEPLADKQYVTGDQLRQARSRLDASRAELADAVAKEQAMASAIAEAESESSRAQSLIAQVGDINARVEAAKAQVTAAQLDLEYCFVRAPFAAYVTNLNTREGEYAKVGSQLFALVDDRHWYAIADFKETYLQAIQPGQEAEVFLVGYPGKRFRGVVTGIGWANSPDNVKQQGVLPEVERTLNWVMLASRFPVRIEILERDPARPLRMGMTAFVTVLDRPAASDSQTAQTPQ
- a CDS encoding YtcA family lipoprotein encodes the protein MKPIPNLPKTAALFAATLFATGCDPMLSLQGSFWPAWIVCIMAGLAASMLLMWQLVRLRLAPHLGPPLLVAPSLWALCTFSIWLLFYSR